The stretch of DNA tctatgacatatcctaaaattacgatgaaataaattttgagacaaattcactactctcgctagtaatattttactcttattaatgaaacaatggtaataacatttcactacttgcccgtaatcattcactactcccgccgtaattattgttactgtcactactgccgcattaatattgataatttcactactcccgccgtaattattgttactttcactattgccgcattaatattgattatttcactactcccactgttgtttctaccactttcactaatctcgctgataatattgttacttttactattcaaatgagtgattactatcatataactatatccaatgttactacaattcttttctttacagacgaaattacttttactacttaggcatgtaattttaataggattatatatttatataaatatattacatatatgcattaaatcaaatcgaaagaattatgcaatataaTATATTATGGAatttaacttgaattatttataacctacctatattatatttttgtatgttaaataattaacatctctatacatctaataaactataaagttttaaaaaattgcatagattttaaatttaatatataattttatgatgataataattaataccataagtgtgcatgtttatattaattaattattttattttaaggaaattgaccatcttctagtctctATAAATATTTAGAAAAATTACCAAGCACCAtctcaattaattattttattttaaggaaattgaccatcttaattaattattttattttaaggaaattgaccatgttttagtctcttacaattgtttaggaaaattaccaaacttctatataatttaattttaacccaaactatataatatttgcattgagatcccttaatcgggtccatcacacggtgctagtgatttaaaactatatagtataattaatttgtataactttctttaattacattgaagtcccttggtttctggatttaatatatagtattgatgagtgattactatcatataactatataatttaattacgaagcatcttctttcttttagtctccttgaaattgattatcttaattaattattttattttaaggaaattgaccatcttaattaattattttattttaaggaaagtgaccatgttttagtctcttacaattgtttaggaaaattaccatgcttatatatattttagttttaacccaaactatataatatttgcattgggATCCCTTAATCAgatccatcacacggtgctagtgatttaaaattatatatagtataattaatttgtataactttctttaattacattgaagtctctTGGTTTCTGAATTTAATATATactattgattgattgataaggAGACATAACTTATGCATAAGCGATTGGATCCTTATGTTCGCAAAGTGCCCATTACCAAATCCAAGTCTCATAATGATGGGCAAACATAGAACCTAGAGATGCCGCCTTTTTGTTTAATGTGTGATGTGCATATCACTACACATGCCTTCTCTCCTACTAGTAATAATATACCCACATAAGGAGTTACAAAATACGAGTAAAACACACTTAATTTTCTCATTaagtgtgatttttttttttttttttggtgaaagggAAGCGGGATTGACACCATTGTTCCTTAACTTATTCATGAAGCAAATTGACGCCATTGTTCCTCACTGTGTAATCAACCTCACATGATCATATCTGTCTGTAATACTTTGTTTGAGAGTTAATTTTTGAGTGTTAGTATATCTCTGTGTAATCCGACAAGACGTATCAAAGTACAAATATGTCACAAATTGTTATTTAAGACGGATTGAGAGTTAGTATATCTCCCTCTGTAATCGACAAAACGTATCAAAATACAAATATGTCTCCATATAATGAAAAGTTGAAGATAATTTTTGAGAGTTAGTAAATATTTTGATACTTTGTTTGACTCACTATTTGGTTTGATCCTATACGCGTTAACAGGTCTTGGCAAGACGACCTTCGCAAGATGCCTATATGACAGCAAGGATATTGAAGCTCATTTTGAGAAAAAGCTTTGGATAACCGTGTCCGACAATTTTACCATCCTGAGAATCCTGAATGAGATGCTTGAATACGTTACATCAAATAAAGGAAATTTGTCCAACATAGATGCAATCATAAACAAACTTCAAGAAAATTTGAAGAATAAAAAGTATTTGCTTGTCCTTGATGATGTATGGTGCGACAATCAAGAGCTATGGAGTTCCCTGAAAAATGCATTGCAGAGGATCGGGGGACTTCCAGGATGTCTGATTTTAATCACCACTCGTCTCATTGAAGTCACAACGGGATCCCAAGCTGTATACACACACTCGTTAAGAGAACTATCAGAAGGGGAAGGTTGGGCTCTTTTAAAGCAGAGAGCTTTGGTAGGTGTGACGTATCCAAATATatctgaatttgaggaaattggAAAAAGGATTGTTGAAAAGTGTAAAGGCGTCCCTTTAGCCATAAAAGCAATCGGAGGTATACTTCAATCGAAGCAGCTTCCAAGTGAATGGGAATTAATAGAAAAAAGTGAGATATGGGATTTGCCACAAAATGATGAAAACCAGATCCTCCCATCACTAAGGTTGACCTTCGACCATTTGCCTTATCCCTCTCTAAAGCAATGCTTTGCTTACTGTCCTGCTTTCTGTCCTAGAGGCAGCTTGATGGAAAAGGATGAGTTGGTGGATATCTGGTTGGCTCAGGGTTTCCTTGATGGATCTGAAATAAAAAGCTTGACAATGGAGGAAATTGGCGAGAAGTATCTAATGGTTTTGCTGAACTATTCATTGCTAGATGAAGTAAAGGAAGTTGATGATCGTGACTATATTTTGGCAAGGCTTGCTTTGCTGGAAACCAGATCATCAAGATATAAGATGCACGATTTAGTTTATGATCTTGCCGTGGATGTTTCTGGGAAGGATTTGTTGTTCTGGAAACTAAATGGTCGTCAAAAAATTGACAGTTGTCGCCATTTAGTTATTGATAAGAAAGATATTGAAGCTCTATCCAACATTCCTATAACAAAGACACTAATGAAGCTGAGAACAATTTCTAATGGACTGCCACACAATGTGTTGGCCCATGCAAAGTACCTGCATACACTTTCTGTTGACGGATGTAAGATAAAAGAGCTGCCTTCTTCTATTGGTTTGCTTACACATCTCAGATTTCTCAGTCTGTCAGATAATCCAATCAAAACATTGCCAGATTCAATCAGGAAGCTTTACCTTCTACAAACACTCAGACTTCTTAAATGTTACAATATGGAGGTCCTCCCAGCAATATTGTATAGGTTGACTAACTTAATTCATATCCCAACAACTTCTTCCATGCTTGCATCTCGAGGATTACAAGAATTAACTAACCTCCACACCTTACCCCGTCTTTCTTTGGGTGATGATGAAGATGGATGGTCTATTGACGAACTCGGGGGTCTGCATAAGCTTATGGGCGAGATCCATATCTCTGGTCTAGAACGTGTGAAAACTAAGGAGAATGCAAGGAAAGCTGACCTTGCTGGAAAAGCTAAGGTTTCAAGTATAACCCTAGATTGGGTCCGGAACAGAGATGAAATTAGTGGTGGGAGCTTTGATGAAGATGTTCTAGATGGCCTTCAACCTCACCCAAACATAACATCTTTGGAACTACGACACTTTTTTGGTCTGATGTTTCCTTCCTGGATGATGAGGATGGCAGTTGTGTCCGAGGGCGGTTCGTCCTCGCTGCTTAAAAATCTCACATCTTTGAAGCTACTGAATTGCAGTAGATGCCAGAGGCTCCCTACACTAGGGCATCTACCTTGTCTGAAATATCTGGTTTTGCGTAGACTCAAAGTGGAAAGCATAGGAAACGATTTCTATGGTGCTCCTCTGAACCAGAGCAATAACAAGGTTCATCGTGTGTCATTCCCATCTCTGACAGAGCTTGAGATATCCGAATTCTATTCACTGAAGACATGGGTCTTGCCATCCACAGGAGAAGAAACAATTGTATTTCCTCTTCTTGATGTTATTAGACTTATATATTGTCCTGAGCTAGAAACAATTCCCGCCTTGGATTATTTCCAATCCCTTAAAACACTAAAACTTTATAAAGTTGGCATCCGATCGTTGGAGATTACCAAACAAAATCCCTCGTCTATGTTGTCACCTGAAGTGAACTTGAAGCTTGAGACACTGGAAATATCTTACTGTGAGAAGCTTGTGTCTATACCCAGGGAGCTGCAGTTCGATGCACCTCTCAAGACAATGATTGTGAGAGATTGCCCTGCCCTTACTTCCCTGAGCAACCTCTTTATTGGTAGATGTGAAAAACGCGCTTCTTTAGCAACGTTCACGATAGAGGGTCGAACACCAGATTTCAACAATCGCAGTGTCAATCATGTATCATTTCCATCTCTGATAGAGCTTCAGATTACTGGTTGCACAGCGTTGAAGACATGTGTCCTGTCACCCTCAGCAGATGCAACAAATGTTTTTCCTCGTCTTGAGGTTCTTCAAGTTAGAGATTGTCCTGAGCTGGAAACATTGCCTACACTGAATTTCCAATCCCTCAAGAAAGTAGAGATAATTAATCTTGGCATCCGATCCTTTTCAATAGCATCGCCAACTGCGAACATGAAGCTTGAGATTCTGGAGATTTATAAATGTGAGAAGCTTGTGTCTTTACCCAGTGAGCTGCAGTTCGCTGCATCTCTCAAGAATTTAACTGTGTCTGATTGTCCTGCTCTTACTTCTTTTCCAAATGATCTTTTCCACGGACTCGCTTCCCTGAGCGAGCTCTGTATTTGGACATGTGAAAAGCTTGTGTCTTTACCTAGTGAGCTGCAGTTAGCTGCATCTCTCAAGGATATTTTTGTGTCTGGTTGTCCTGCTCTTACTTCTCTTCCAAATGATCTTTTCAACGGACTCGCTGCCTTAAGCGTGCTCTCCATTTGTGGATGTGAAGCACTAAGTAATATCCCTACCAGCTTGGAAAAATGCGTGTCTTTGGAGACGCTCATAATACTTGACTGTCCATCTATAAAGGGCCCAACGCCAGATTTCAGCAAGTTGAAGGGTCTAAATACGATATTTAAAGCTGGAAATTCCATAAAGTTGATGATTTCCTTGTTGAAGGCGGTTCAACATCTCCCTAACCTAACAACTTTGAGAATCGCCGGGTTCAATGACGAGGAGGAACAAGAATTATACTACTCTGATGTGTCTCCCATTCAACAAAATCAATCTCTCCGTGAATTATTTTTTAAAGGAAGCCCAAATATAAAGTCTCTACCTCAACAACTTCAACTTCTCACTCAGATTAAATCTTTGTGGATATTGGACTTTGAT from Silene latifolia isolate original U9 population chromosome 10, ASM4854445v1, whole genome shotgun sequence encodes:
- the LOC141604782 gene encoding putative disease resistance protein RGA3 isoform X3: MAEKAALSLATDATKAIGQMLMDRTIEEMQLMWGLKDELEKLKTKFSNLQLFLKDMGSAKHADKRGQVNDWVLKVKDAAYVADDIIDDYDYEIIRREHEQKERFVKQFKDFFTRNNSIVFRIRMSRRVRDALAMFDELDKNAQNMGLKQLQITADGIAGTSANNDEGSDILSEARRHASANAAEFVGRNDEMKKLIEIMCSPSNEEAHISTVAIRGIGGLGKTTFARCLYDSKDIEAHFEKKLWITVSDNFTILRILNEMLEYVTSNKGNLSNIDAIINKLQENLKNKKYLLVLDDVWCDNQELWSSLKNALQRIGGLPGCLILITTRLIEVTTGSQAVYTHSLRELSEGEGWALLKQRALVGVTYPNISEFEEIGKRIVEKCKGVPLAIKAIGGILQSKQLPSEWELIEKSEIWDLPQNDENQILPSLRLTFDHLPYPSLKQCFAYCPAFCPRGSLMEKDELVDIWLAQGFLDGSEIKSLTMEEIGEKYLMVLLNYSLLDEVKEVDDRDYILARLALLETRSSRYKMHDLVYDLAVDVSGKDLLFWKLNGRQKIDSCRHLVIDKKDIEALSNIPITKTLMKLRTISNGLPHNVLAHAKYLHTLSVDGCKIKELPSSIGLLTHLRFLSLSDNPIKTLPDSIRKLYLLQTLRLLKCYNMEVLPAILYRLTNLIHIPTTSSMLASRGLQELTNLHTLPRLSLGDDEDGWSIDELGGLHKLMGEIHISGLERVKTKENARKADLAGKAKVSSITLDWVRNRDEISGGSFDEDVLDGLQPHPNITSLELRHFFGLMFPSWMMRMAVVSEGGSSSLLKNLTSLKLLNCSRCQRLPTLGHLPCLKYLVLRRLKVESIGNDFYGAPLNQSNNKVHRVSFPSLTELEISEFYSLKTWVLPSTGEETIVFPLLDVIRLIYCPELETIPALDYFQSLKTLKLYKVGIRSLEITKQNPSSMLSPEVNLKLETLEISYCEKLVSIPRELQFDAPLKTMIDIFVSGCPALTSLPNDLFNGLAALSVLSICGCEALSNIPTSLEKCVSLETLIILDCPSIKGPTPDFSKLKGLNTIFKAGNSIKLMISLLKAVQHLPNLTTLRIAGFNDEEEQELYYSDVSPIQQNQSLRELFFKGSPNIKSLPQQLQLLTQIKSLWILDFDDLEELPEWVGRLSSLEELRLIRCEKLKDIPSKEVFLQMTRLRELRISDCPILAESCVKDVGSDWTKISHIPFIKINDEVIQNME
- the LOC141604782 gene encoding putative disease resistance protein RGA3 isoform X2 — protein: MLMDRTIEEMQLMWGLKDELEKLKTKFSNLQLFLKDMGSAKHADKRGQVNDWVLKVKDAAYVADDIIDDYDYEIIRREHEQKERFVKQFKDFFTRNNSIVFRIRMSRRVRDALAMFDELDKNAQNMGLKQLQITADGIAGTSANNDEGSDILSEARRHASANAAEFVGRNDEMKKLIEIMCSPSNEEAHISTVAIRGIGGLGKTTFARCLYDSKDIEAHFEKKLWITVSDNFTILRILNEMLEYVTSNKGNLSNIDAIINKLQENLKNKKYLLVLDDVWCDNQELWSSLKNALQRIGGLPGCLILITTRLIEVTTGSQAVYTHSLRELSEGEGWALLKQRALVGVTYPNISEFEEIGKRIVEKCKGVPLAIKAIGGILQSKQLPSEWELIEKSEIWDLPQNDENQILPSLRLTFDHLPYPSLKQCFAYCPAFCPRGSLMEKDELVDIWLAQGFLDGSEIKSLTMEEIGEKYLMVLLNYSLLDEVKEVDDRDYILARLALLETRSSRYKMHDLVYDLAVDVSGKDLLFWKLNGRQKIDSCRHLVIDKKDIEALSNIPITKTLMKLRTISNGLPHNVLAHAKYLHTLSVDGCKIKELPSSIGLLTHLRFLSLSDNPIKTLPDSIRKLYLLQTLRLLKCYNMEVLPAILYRLTNLIHIPTTSSMLASRGLQELTNLHTLPRLSLGDDEDGWSIDELGGLHKLMGEIHISGLERVKTKENARKADLAGKAKVSSITLDWVRNRDEISGGSFDEDVLDGLQPHPNITSLELRHFFGLMFPSWMMRMAVVSEGGSSSLLKNLTSLKLLNCSRCQRLPTLGHLPCLKYLVLRRLKVESIGNDFYGAPLNQSNNKVHRVSFPSLTELEISEFYSLKTWVLPSTGEETIVFPLLDVIRLIYCPELETIPALDYFQSLKTLKLYKVGIRSLEITKQNPSSMLSPEVNLKLETLEISYCEKLVSIPRELQFDAPLKTMIVRDCPALTSLSNLFIGRCEKRASLATFTIEGRTPDFNNRSVNHVSFPSLIELQITGCTALKTCVLSPSADATNVFPRLEVLQVRDCPELETLPTLNFQSLKKVEIINLGIRSFSIASPTANMKLEILEIYKCEKLVSLPSELQFAASLKNLTVSDCPALTSFPNDLFHGLASLSELCIWTCEKLVSLPSELQLAASLKDIFVSGCPALTSLPNDLFNGLAALSVLSICGCEALSNIPTSLEKCVSLETLIILDCPSIKGPTPDFSKLKGLNTIFKAGNSIKLMISLLKAVQHLPNLTTLRIAGFNDEEEQELYYSDVSPIQQNQSLRELFFKGSPNIKSLPQQLQLLTQIKSLWILDFDDLEELPEWVGRLSSLEELRLIRCEKLKDIPSKEVFLQMTRLRELRISDCPILAESCVKDVGSDWTKISHIPFIKINDEVIQNME
- the LOC141604782 gene encoding putative disease resistance protein RGA3 isoform X1, with translation MAEKAALSLATDATKAIGQMLMDRTIEEMQLMWGLKDELEKLKTKFSNLQLFLKDMGSAKHADKRGQVNDWVLKVKDAAYVADDIIDDYDYEIIRREHEQKERFVKQFKDFFTRNNSIVFRIRMSRRVRDALAMFDELDKNAQNMGLKQLQITADGIAGTSANNDEGSDILSEARRHASANAAEFVGRNDEMKKLIEIMCSPSNEEAHISTVAIRGIGGLGKTTFARCLYDSKDIEAHFEKKLWITVSDNFTILRILNEMLEYVTSNKGNLSNIDAIINKLQENLKNKKYLLVLDDVWCDNQELWSSLKNALQRIGGLPGCLILITTRLIEVTTGSQAVYTHSLRELSEGEGWALLKQRALVGVTYPNISEFEEIGKRIVEKCKGVPLAIKAIGGILQSKQLPSEWELIEKSEIWDLPQNDENQILPSLRLTFDHLPYPSLKQCFAYCPAFCPRGSLMEKDELVDIWLAQGFLDGSEIKSLTMEEIGEKYLMVLLNYSLLDEVKEVDDRDYILARLALLETRSSRYKMHDLVYDLAVDVSGKDLLFWKLNGRQKIDSCRHLVIDKKDIEALSNIPITKTLMKLRTISNGLPHNVLAHAKYLHTLSVDGCKIKELPSSIGLLTHLRFLSLSDNPIKTLPDSIRKLYLLQTLRLLKCYNMEVLPAILYRLTNLIHIPTTSSMLASRGLQELTNLHTLPRLSLGDDEDGWSIDELGGLHKLMGEIHISGLERVKTKENARKADLAGKAKVSSITLDWVRNRDEISGGSFDEDVLDGLQPHPNITSLELRHFFGLMFPSWMMRMAVVSEGGSSSLLKNLTSLKLLNCSRCQRLPTLGHLPCLKYLVLRRLKVESIGNDFYGAPLNQSNNKVHRVSFPSLTELEISEFYSLKTWVLPSTGEETIVFPLLDVIRLIYCPELETIPALDYFQSLKTLKLYKVGIRSLEITKQNPSSMLSPEVNLKLETLEISYCEKLVSIPRELQFDAPLKTMIVRDCPALTSLSNLFIGRCEKRASLATFTIEGRTPDFNNRSVNHVSFPSLIELQITGCTALKTCVLSPSADATNVFPRLEVLQVRDCPELETLPTLNFQSLKKVEIINLGIRSFSIASPTANMKLEILEIYKCEKLVSLPSELQFAASLKNLTVSDCPALTSFPNDLFHGLASLSELCIWTCEKLVSLPSELQLAASLKDIFVSGCPALTSLPNDLFNGLAALSVLSICGCEALSNIPTSLEKCVSLETLIILDCPSIKGPTPDFSKLKGLNTIFKAGNSIKLMISLLKAVQHLPNLTTLRIAGFNDEEEQELYYSDVSPIQQNQSLRELFFKGSPNIKSLPQQLQLLTQIKSLWILDFDDLEELPEWVGRLSSLEELRLIRCEKLKDIPSKEVFLQMTRLRELRISDCPILAESCVKDVGSDWTKISHIPFIKINDEVIQNME
- the LOC141604782 gene encoding putative disease resistance protein RGA3 isoform X4 — encoded protein: MLMDRTIEEMQLMWGLKDELEKLKTKFSNLQLFLKDMGSAKHADKRGQVNDWVLKVKDAAYVADDIIDDYDYEIIRREHEQKERFVKQFKDFFTRNNSIVFRIRMSRRVRDALAMFDELDKNAQNMGLKQLQITADGIAGTSANNDEGSDILSEARRHASANAAEFVGRNDEMKKLIEIMCSPSNEEAHISTVAIRGIGGLGKTTFARCLYDSKDIEAHFEKKLWITVSDNFTILRILNEMLEYVTSNKGNLSNIDAIINKLQENLKNKKYLLVLDDVWCDNQELWSSLKNALQRIGGLPGCLILITTRLIEVTTGSQAVYTHSLRELSEGEGWALLKQRALVGVTYPNISEFEEIGKRIVEKCKGVPLAIKAIGGILQSKQLPSEWELIEKSEIWDLPQNDENQILPSLRLTFDHLPYPSLKQCFAYCPAFCPRGSLMEKDELVDIWLAQGFLDGSEIKSLTMEEIGEKYLMVLLNYSLLDEVKEVDDRDYILARLALLETRSSRYKMHDLVYDLAVDVSGKDLLFWKLNGRQKIDSCRHLVIDKKDIEALSNIPITKTLMKLRTISNGLPHNVLAHAKYLHTLSVDGCKIKELPSSIGLLTHLRFLSLSDNPIKTLPDSIRKLYLLQTLRLLKCYNMEVLPAILYRLTNLIHIPTTSSMLASRGLQELTNLHTLPRLSLGDDEDGWSIDELGGLHKLMGEIHISGLERVKTKENARKADLAGKAKVSSITLDWVRNRDEISGGSFDEDVLDGLQPHPNITSLELRHFFGLMFPSWMMRMAVVSEGGSSSLLKNLTSLKLLNCSRCQRLPTLGHLPCLKYLVLRRLKVESIGNDFYGAPLNQSNNKVHRVSFPSLTELEISEFYSLKTWVLPSTGEETIVFPLLDVIRLIYCPELETIPALDYFQSLKTLKLYKVGIRSLEITKQNPSSMLSPEVNLKLETLEISYCEKLVSIPRELQFDAPLKTMIDIFVSGCPALTSLPNDLFNGLAALSVLSICGCEALSNIPTSLEKCVSLETLIILDCPSIKGPTPDFSKLKGLNTIFKAGNSIKLMISLLKAVQHLPNLTTLRIAGFNDEEEQELYYSDVSPIQQNQSLRELFFKGSPNIKSLPQQLQLLTQIKSLWILDFDDLEELPEWVGRLSSLEELRLIRCEKLKDIPSKEVFLQMTRLRELRISDCPILAESCVKDVGSDWTKISHIPFIKINDEVIQNME